A genomic region of Candidatus Schekmanbacteria bacterium contains the following coding sequences:
- a CDS encoding alkaline phosphatase family protein encodes MKKILTVVLLIVLIAGAYYAFYTKKPAVIKFENIDSTQLPHRKVILIGLDGATWDVLQPLIDAGWVPNIKSLLEKGTKADFYTRYSAFSPVIWASVATGKLPEKHGIKNFLVSTPGEYEEIPATSIDRKTNAIWNILSHFGKKVSVTGWWASWPAEKVNGYMVSQKFFLNVFQAGPIGAENDMKLGKISKAYTEGSERLTYPDSLADELKNNMAAASTEKFESSDFYKLLNSALSSEKDPYREDHLKSMLNIYKADFMGKEVFSYLNGKDRNIDFQAVYFEGVDASSHFFWKEFDESKKIKGSAFNSIIEQYYIVADGYVGEILKASDSNTDVIIVSDHGFEKKNDSRSRVFQLNRVLEKLGFLKMLEDGNIDYSNSSCFDSQAFPKSNMREIKINFAGIFPGGSVKTEEDAKKIYEDLKDRLGKLTLANGGKLVEDISYDSTKKIINVKVKYQLPSDDMIKFEDAGVSVDKLFDLYDLSGDHNPKGIFLSAGIDIINGNAKEGREVTTLDVTPTILSIFGLPVGTDMDGKIISSILNETSGDKAYRGVISSYDSHIPLQNLKASVSGGSDKLMKERLKSLGYIN; translated from the coding sequence ATGAAAAAAATCCTTACAGTTGTTTTGCTCATAGTTTTAATAGCAGGGGCATATTATGCCTTTTATACAAAAAAGCCTGCTGTCATAAAGTTTGAGAATATTGACTCTACTCAGCTCCCTCACAGGAAGGTTATTCTTATTGGGCTTGACGGTGCTACATGGGATGTTCTTCAGCCTCTCATAGATGCAGGCTGGGTCCCAAATATTAAATCTCTTTTAGAAAAAGGGACAAAGGCTGATTTCTATACGCGCTATTCCGCCTTTTCTCCTGTCATCTGGGCAAGCGTTGCTACGGGGAAGCTCCCTGAAAAACACGGAATAAAGAACTTCCTTGTAAGCACACCGGGAGAATATGAAGAGATACCTGCCACAAGCATTGACAGGAAGACAAATGCCATATGGAATATACTTTCCCATTTTGGGAAGAAAGTCTCAGTTACAGGATGGTGGGCAAGCTGGCCTGCAGAGAAGGTAAACGGCTACATGGTTTCACAGAAATTTTTTCTCAATGTATTTCAGGCAGGTCCAATCGGCGCAGAGAATGACATGAAGCTTGGCAAGATCAGCAAAGCTTATACTGAAGGCTCAGAAAGGCTGACCTATCCGGACTCCCTTGCAGATGAATTAAAAAATAATATGGCAGCAGCCTCAACGGAAAAGTTTGAATCATCTGATTTTTATAAATTACTTAACTCTGCTCTCTCAAGTGAGAAAGATCCGTACAGGGAAGATCATCTAAAATCCATGCTTAATATTTATAAGGCTGATTTCATGGGAAAAGAGGTGTTCAGTTATCTTAACGGCAAAGACAGGAATATTGATTTTCAGGCTGTTTATTTTGAAGGTGTAGATGCTTCTTCCCATTTTTTCTGGAAAGAATTTGATGAGTCGAAAAAAATTAAGGGAAGTGCATTCAACTCAATTATTGAGCAGTATTACATAGTGGCTGACGGATATGTTGGGGAGATTTTAAAGGCTTCTGACTCAAACACTGATGTAATAATAGTTTCAGACCATGGGTTTGAGAAGAAGAATGACTCACGAAGCCGCGTTTTCCAGTTAAACAGAGTGCTTGAAAAGCTAGGTTTCCTGAAAATGCTTGAAGACGGGAATATTGATTATAGCAACAGCAGTTGCTTTGATTCACAGGCATTTCCTAAAAGTAACATGAGGGAGATTAAGATAAATTTTGCTGGAATTTTCCCCGGCGGCAGTGTGAAGACAGAAGAAGATGCAAAAAAAATCTATGAGGACCTCAAAGATAGGCTCGGCAAGCTCACACTTGCAAATGGAGGAAAGCTTGTTGAGGATATCTCATATGACAGCACAAAAAAAATAATCAATGTAAAGGTCAAATATCAGCTTCCTTCAGATGACATGATAAAATTTGAAGATGCAGGTGTGTCTGTTGACAAGTTGTTCGACCTTTATGATCTTTCCGGCGACCATAACCCCAAAGGGATATTTTTAAGCGCAGGCATTGATATCATCAATGGTAATGCAAAAGAGGGGCGTGAGGTAACTACCCTTGACGTTACACCTACAATCCTTTCCATATTCGGGCTTCCTGTAGGAACGGATATGGACGGCAAGATAATTTCATCAATCCTCAATGAAACGAGCGGGGATAAAGCATACAGAGGTGTAATTAGCTCATATGACAGCCATATTCCTCTTCAGAACTTAAAGGCTTCTGTTTCAGGCGGCAGCGACAAGCTCATGAAAGAACGCCTCAAATCATTAGGGTATATCAACTGA
- a CDS encoding type II toxin-antitoxin system HicB family antitoxin encodes MSKKFTAVITKEEKWYVSHCVELGVVSQGKTIEEAQINLKEAVELYLESFGEEDVPESTGEIVMYPLEVVIGG; translated from the coding sequence ATGTCAAAGAAATTTACGGCGGTAATAACTAAAGAAGAAAAATGGTATGTAAGCCATTGTGTTGAGTTGGGAGTGGTAAGCCAGGGAAAAACGATAGAAGAGGCTCAGATAAACCTCAAGGAGGCGGTAGAACTCTATCTTGAAAGTTTCGGAGAAGAAGATGTACCTGAAAGCACAGGTGAAATAGTAATGTATCCGCTTGAGGTTGTCATAGGTGGTTAA